From a region of the uncultured Draconibacterium sp. genome:
- a CDS encoding glycoside hydrolase family 43 protein, producing MQLKIFITLILLVALIACAKSESLPTETDSVETTFINPVWNGADPWMVKQGDDYIYCFSRNNGIDVYSSKLMTKRTKAKTIWKAPSTGWNSNCVWAPEIHFIDGHWYVYYAAGVSGPPFIHQRTGVLRSVNDNVYSEYEDMGMLNTGDDPEDSSKNVWAIDMTVLEHNEKLYAIWSGWLKQVDTDATPQHLFIQEMENPYTLKGKRVLLSSPEESWETGGPLNLNEGPQVLKHDGQVFIIYSCRESWLKEYRQGMLQLKNSDADPLDPESWIKTGPVFEGNDSVHGVGHVSFVKSPDGTEDWIIYHSKKTTEPGWDRDVRMQPFTWSADGTPDFGEAVKAGKQLKRPSGEIEIEQN from the coding sequence ATGCAGTTAAAGATTTTTATAACATTGATTTTGCTGGTGGCGCTTATTGCCTGCGCCAAAAGCGAAAGTTTGCCAACTGAAACTGATTCGGTGGAAACAACTTTTATCAATCCGGTTTGGAATGGTGCCGATCCGTGGATGGTAAAACAGGGAGACGATTACATTTATTGTTTTTCAAGAAATAACGGAATTGATGTTTACAGTTCAAAATTAATGACCAAACGAACCAAGGCAAAAACCATTTGGAAAGCACCATCAACAGGTTGGAATAGTAACTGTGTATGGGCGCCGGAAATTCATTTTATCGACGGGCACTGGTATGTTTATTATGCTGCCGGTGTATCGGGGCCACCTTTTATTCATCAGCGAACAGGGGTTTTGCGCTCGGTAAACGATAATGTTTATAGTGAGTACGAAGATATGGGAATGTTGAATACTGGCGACGATCCTGAAGATAGCTCAAAAAATGTTTGGGCCATTGATATGACGGTGCTGGAACATAACGAAAAACTGTACGCAATTTGGTCGGGATGGCTGAAACAAGTGGATACCGATGCCACACCGCAACACCTTTTCATTCAGGAAATGGAAAATCCATACACCTTGAAAGGGAAGCGTGTTTTGCTGTCATCGCCCGAAGAAAGCTGGGAAACCGGTGGTCCGTTAAATTTAAACGAAGGCCCCCAGGTTTTAAAGCACGATGGACAGGTATTTATCATTTATTCCTGTCGCGAATCGTGGCTGAAAGAATACCGCCAGGGAATGTTACAGCTTAAAAATTCTGATGCCGATCCGCTTGATCCTGAAAGCTGGATTAAAACAGGCCCGGTTTTCGAAGGAAATGATTCTGTTCACGGAGTGGGGCATGTTTCGTTTGTTAAGTCGCCGGATGGCACTGAAGACTGGATTATTTACCACTCGAAAAAAACAACAGAACCCGGTTGGGATCGCGATGTGCGAATGCAGCCTTTTACATGGAGTGCCGATGGAACTCCTGATTTTGGCGAAGCTGTGAAAGCCGGGAAACAACTGAAGCGTCCTTCGGGAGAAATAGAAATAGAACAAAATTAA
- a CDS encoding aldose epimerase family protein: protein MKLKNLFVVLILAALAVACNQKPAEQLICGSLKKENFKATIGGKETGLYELKNGELTMAVTNYGGRIVSLLVPGKDGEMADVVLGFPSIDAYLNAKEVFHGALIGRVGNRIAKGKFTLNDVEYTLPINNDPNHLHGGPEGFHNVVWDVKAVNDTSIVLSYLSKDGEMGYPGNLNVEVIYTLTSQNEVKIGYEATTDKSTPVNLTNHAFFNLKGEANGTINAHLLTINADKFTAVDSTLIPFGENVPVEGTPFDFRNAKAIGADLALQSENEQLQNGLGYDHNFALNKTVAGEMSLAATVVEPASGRKMEIYTEEPGIQFYGGNFMDGADTGKYGKTFDFRESFALETQHFPDSPNQPAFPSIILNPGETYTTASIYRFSVADTL from the coding sequence ATGAAATTAAAAAACTTATTTGTTGTACTTATTTTGGCGGCACTTGCTGTTGCCTGTAATCAAAAACCGGCAGAGCAACTGATTTGCGGAAGTCTGAAGAAAGAAAATTTTAAAGCTACAATCGGCGGTAAAGAAACCGGATTGTATGAGTTGAAAAACGGAGAGCTCACCATGGCTGTAACCAATTATGGTGGACGTATAGTTAGTTTGCTGGTACCCGGCAAAGATGGTGAAATGGCGGATGTAGTTCTGGGATTCCCGTCAATCGATGCTTATCTTAACGCCAAAGAAGTTTTTCATGGCGCATTAATCGGTCGTGTTGGAAACCGTATTGCAAAAGGTAAATTCACTTTGAATGATGTGGAGTATACCTTGCCAATTAACAACGACCCCAATCATTTGCATGGTGGACCCGAAGGATTTCATAATGTGGTTTGGGATGTTAAAGCGGTGAACGACACTTCCATTGTTCTTAGCTATTTGTCGAAAGACGGCGAAATGGGCTATCCCGGGAATTTGAATGTGGAAGTAATCTACACACTTACATCACAGAATGAAGTAAAGATTGGATACGAAGCCACAACCGATAAGAGTACGCCGGTGAATTTAACCAATCATGCCTTTTTTAACCTAAAGGGTGAAGCCAACGGAACCATCAATGCTCACCTGTTGACCATTAATGCCGATAAGTTTACCGCTGTTGACTCTACATTAATTCCATTTGGCGAAAATGTACCTGTTGAAGGAACACCATTCGATTTCAGAAATGCAAAGGCAATCGGTGCTGATTTGGCATTGCAAAGCGAAAACGAACAATTGCAGAACGGTTTGGGCTACGACCATAATTTTGCACTGAATAAAACCGTAGCTGGAGAAATGTCGTTGGCAGCAACTGTAGTTGAGCCGGCAAGCGGAAGAAAGATGGAGATATATACTGAAGAGCCTGGTATTCAATTTTACGGTGGAAACTTTATGGATGGAGCAGATACCGGTAAATATGGAAAGACCTTTGATTTTCGTGAGTCGTTCGCTTTGGAAACACAACATTTTCCGGATTCACCAAATCAGCCTGCTTTCCCGTCGATTATTTTAAATCCGGGAGAAACCTATACTACAGCAAGTATTTACCGTTTTAGTGTAGCCGATACACTATAA
- a CDS encoding family 43 glycosylhydrolase, with translation MRIQHIVIWAIAFLLLASCTSVQKEQEQVFYKNPVIKGDLPDPSVIRVGDKYYAVGTTNDFAPVYPLFESTDLINWTSIGAVFNKPPTWASEDFWAPELYYNNGTFFVYYTTKRKDTGIACIGVATTTDIHKGFTDQGIIIEWGDEAIDAFIFKDDDGKLYITWKAYGLTPDREIQILASELSDDGLSLIGEHFSLTDQSKGWQGSGHEGQCLIKRNGYYYLLNSAGGCCDNRCDYHVLVARSKNLREGWEQFPEPILQGGETWRCTGHGTLVNAPDGRYFYMYHSYNATDFEFIGRQVMLDEMLWNEETGWPYFKGGMPSEMAPVPFEKTVQKVDSVFTDDFSTDKNLSGFEWDVKGAKFESKIDAGELVITTQESGPAFLGLRPETGNYSLSSEVIPAEELSGIGIYSNQGHVLSLAVENSKLVLYQINKGEEQILVEEKLDNPASVFLKYEAVSGRYFQFFWSENGEDWIPVAVSNEEQVDGTFLAQWGFAPRVGFVTRGKDKSSFRFSALEIKYNYK, from the coding sequence ATGAGGATACAACATATAGTTATATGGGCGATTGCATTTTTGTTGCTGGCATCGTGTACATCGGTACAAAAAGAACAGGAGCAGGTATTTTATAAAAACCCTGTGATAAAAGGAGATTTGCCTGATCCTTCGGTTATTAGGGTGGGAGACAAGTATTATGCCGTTGGCACAACCAACGATTTTGCTCCGGTTTATCCCTTATTCGAATCAACTGATCTTATCAACTGGACAAGTATCGGAGCCGTTTTTAATAAGCCTCCTACATGGGCGTCAGAAGATTTTTGGGCACCGGAACTTTATTATAATAACGGTACATTTTTCGTGTATTACACCACCAAACGAAAAGATACAGGAATTGCCTGTATCGGAGTGGCAACTACAACGGATATTCACAAAGGATTTACCGATCAGGGGATTATAATTGAATGGGGCGACGAAGCCATTGACGCTTTTATTTTTAAAGATGACGATGGAAAGTTATACATTACCTGGAAAGCTTACGGACTAACGCCCGACCGCGAGATTCAGATTTTAGCCTCAGAATTAAGTGATGACGGTTTGAGTTTAATCGGTGAACATTTTTCCCTAACCGATCAATCAAAAGGTTGGCAAGGCTCAGGACACGAAGGACAATGTCTGATAAAACGAAACGGGTATTATTACCTGCTTAATTCTGCCGGAGGTTGTTGCGATAACCGTTGCGATTATCATGTACTGGTAGCTCGTTCCAAAAATCTGAGAGAAGGTTGGGAGCAATTTCCGGAACCTATTTTGCAGGGTGGAGAAACCTGGCGATGTACCGGTCACGGGACTTTGGTAAATGCACCCGACGGAAGATATTTTTATATGTATCATTCGTATAATGCCACCGATTTTGAATTTATTGGAAGGCAGGTAATGCTGGATGAAATGTTATGGAATGAGGAAACAGGTTGGCCTTATTTTAAAGGTGGTATGCCATCGGAAATGGCTCCGGTTCCGTTTGAGAAAACAGTTCAAAAAGTGGATTCTGTTTTTACGGATGATTTTTCAACCGATAAAAATTTGTCCGGCTTTGAGTGGGATGTAAAAGGTGCGAAATTTGAATCGAAAATTGATGCCGGCGAATTGGTAATTACTACTCAGGAAAGCGGACCAGCATTTTTGGGATTACGTCCTGAAACCGGAAATTACAGTCTCTCTTCAGAAGTTATTCCTGCAGAAGAGCTCAGCGGAATAGGCATCTACAGCAATCAGGGCCATGTATTGAGTCTGGCCGTGGAAAACTCGAAATTGGTGCTTTATCAAATAAACAAGGGCGAAGAGCAGATTCTTGTCGAGGAGAAATTAGATAATCCCGCATCGGTATTTTTGAAATACGAAGCTGTATCGGGGCGTTATTTTCAGTTTTTCTGGTCGGAAAATGGCGAAGACTGGATTCCTGTTGCGGTTAGCAATGAAGAACAGGTTGACGGAACATTTTTGGCACAGTGGGGATTCGCTCCACGAGTTGGATTCGTGACCCGTGGAAAGGATAAAAGCTCTTTCCGATTTTCAGCATTAGAAATTAAATACAACTATAAATAA
- a CDS encoding glycoside hydrolase family 43 protein: MMTFRKISRLLLISCFLVLFLNSTAQKRTGDNHNPVFEGWYADPEGIVFGDEYWIYPTYSAPYNEQVFMDAFSSKDLVTWEKHERIIDTTEVQWAWRAMWAPAIIEKDGKYFLFFAANDIQSDEEEGGIGIGVADTPGGPYKDYLGKPLIDKFYNGAQPIDQFVFHDKDGQYYMFYGGWRHCNIAKLKDDFTGFVPFEDGETFKEVTPEGYVEGPFMFIRNGKYYFMWSEGGWTGPDYSVAYAIADSPFGPFKRVGKILKQDPDVATGAGHHSVIHVPNTDEYYIVYHRRPLGETDGNHRETCIDRMYFDDEGFIKPVKITFEGVKARPIK, translated from the coding sequence ATGATGACATTCCGTAAAATTTCAAGATTATTACTCATTTCCTGTTTTTTAGTATTGTTTCTGAATAGTACAGCTCAAAAAAGAACAGGCGACAACCATAACCCGGTTTTTGAAGGCTGGTATGCCGATCCCGAAGGAATTGTGTTTGGCGATGAATACTGGATTTACCCAACCTATTCGGCACCCTACAACGAACAGGTTTTTATGGATGCTTTCTCGTCAAAAGACCTGGTGACCTGGGAAAAGCATGAGCGAATTATCGATACTACAGAAGTACAGTGGGCGTGGCGTGCCATGTGGGCACCGGCCATTATTGAAAAAGATGGAAAGTACTTTCTGTTTTTTGCCGCTAACGATATTCAGAGCGATGAGGAAGAAGGCGGAATTGGAATTGGTGTTGCAGATACTCCGGGAGGACCGTATAAAGATTACCTCGGGAAACCATTAATCGATAAATTTTATAACGGCGCTCAGCCTATCGATCAGTTTGTTTTTCACGATAAAGACGGCCAGTATTACATGTTTTATGGTGGCTGGCGGCATTGTAACATTGCAAAGCTAAAGGACGATTTTACCGGCTTTGTTCCTTTTGAAGATGGTGAAACTTTTAAAGAAGTTACGCCCGAAGGTTATGTGGAAGGTCCGTTTATGTTTATCCGTAACGGGAAATATTATTTTATGTGGAGCGAAGGTGGCTGGACCGGCCCCGATTACAGTGTAGCTTATGCTATCGCCGACTCGCCATTTGGGCCTTTTAAACGCGTTGGAAAGATTCTGAAACAGGATCCGGATGTTGCTACAGGCGCCGGACACCACTCGGTAATTCATGTGCCGAATACCGACGAATATTACATCGTTTACCATCGTCGTCCGCTGGGTGAAACCGATGGAAATCATCGCGAAACCTGTATCGACAGAATGTACTTTGATGACGAAGGATTTATCAAACCGGTAAAAATTACCTTCGAAGGAGTGAAAGCCCGGCCAATAAAATAA
- a CDS encoding beta-L-arabinofuranosidase domain-containing protein, with amino-acid sequence MRKLLLLCLGLILISSSSNGKEKRNSHYITNHAPLVAKPYTALPLGTVKAEGFLLEMLKIQRDGLTGHLDSIYEVVCGDNNGWLGGTGDGWERGPYWLDGLVPLAYLLDDEELKAKAQKWIEWSINNQQEDGYFGPQPLPDGVEHIPGTQQGMRNDWWPKMVMLKVLQQYYTATGDERVITLMTNYFKYQLKMLPENELGYVTYWANRRGGDNLAVVYWLYNITGDKFLLDLAEIIHEQTFDWTGVYAGDMIRRLNPLPDLHCVNVAQGLKEPIVYYQQHPEEKYLESVKKGLASLKEVHGFVNGMYGGDERLHGNDPTQGSELCSAVEMMFCFENIIPITGDVYYADYLEKIAYNVLPTQSTDDYMRKQYFQQANQIKVSDDERNFFDDRNGRNVFGTTTGYPCCLTNMHQGWPKFVQSTWFATADNGLAALVYGPTSVTARVGNGEEVTISEETGYPFKEQIQFTIECENAVEFPFHLRIPEWCKTFTLKVNNSVQQVEVQNGIVILDREWNTGDKVELNLGMDFRYSYWHEMSMGIERGPLVYALKIAEEWREVTNDKYDDTFWEVLPKSPWNYALVKSEIDENRLKAEVASEISDNPWNPENAPIIVKTKGKRMPIWTEDRNMAGKTPSPSWPYRIVEDNEEEIILIPYGCTTLRISEFPVCN; translated from the coding sequence ATGAGAAAACTACTACTACTTTGTCTTGGCCTGATTCTGATCTCTTCTTCATCGAATGGAAAAGAGAAAAGAAACAGTCATTATATTACTAACCATGCCCCGTTGGTGGCGAAGCCCTATACAGCCCTGCCTCTGGGAACAGTAAAAGCTGAAGGATTTTTGCTCGAAATGTTAAAGATCCAGCGCGATGGGTTAACAGGTCATTTGGATAGTATTTACGAAGTAGTGTGCGGCGATAATAACGGCTGGTTAGGAGGAACCGGTGATGGCTGGGAACGCGGGCCGTACTGGCTTGACGGACTTGTTCCCCTGGCCTATCTTTTAGATGATGAAGAACTAAAAGCGAAAGCTCAGAAATGGATTGAATGGAGTATTAATAACCAGCAGGAAGATGGCTATTTTGGCCCGCAACCATTGCCCGATGGAGTGGAGCATATTCCGGGAACCCAACAGGGAATGCGCAACGACTGGTGGCCAAAGATGGTAATGCTGAAAGTATTACAACAATATTACACCGCAACAGGCGACGAGCGCGTGATCACTTTAATGACCAACTACTTTAAGTACCAGTTAAAAATGCTGCCCGAGAATGAACTGGGGTATGTTACCTATTGGGCAAACCGCAGGGGAGGAGACAACCTTGCAGTGGTGTACTGGCTTTATAATATTACCGGCGATAAGTTTTTGCTCGATCTGGCTGAAATTATTCATGAGCAAACCTTCGACTGGACGGGTGTTTATGCCGGAGATATGATCCGGCGTTTAAATCCGCTTCCCGATTTACATTGTGTAAATGTGGCGCAGGGATTAAAAGAACCAATTGTTTATTACCAGCAGCATCCCGAGGAGAAATATCTTGAATCTGTTAAAAAGGGATTGGCGTCATTAAAAGAGGTGCATGGTTTTGTAAACGGTATGTACGGAGGCGACGAGCGTCTGCATGGAAACGATCCGACACAAGGTTCGGAGCTGTGCTCGGCTGTTGAAATGATGTTTTGTTTCGAAAATATTATTCCAATAACCGGCGATGTATATTATGCAGACTATCTGGAGAAAATAGCATATAACGTGCTGCCTACGCAAAGCACCGATGATTATATGCGGAAACAGTATTTTCAGCAGGCGAATCAGATTAAGGTTTCTGACGATGAACGAAACTTTTTTGACGACCGAAATGGAAGAAACGTTTTTGGAACAACCACCGGATATCCGTGCTGCCTGACTAACATGCACCAGGGATGGCCAAAATTTGTTCAAAGTACCTGGTTTGCAACAGCCGATAATGGTTTAGCGGCGCTGGTTTATGGGCCAACATCAGTAACTGCCAGGGTTGGTAATGGCGAGGAAGTAACAATTTCTGAAGAAACCGGCTATCCGTTTAAAGAGCAAATTCAATTTACTATCGAATGTGAAAATGCAGTAGAATTTCCTTTTCATCTGCGAATCCCTGAGTGGTGCAAAACATTCACTTTAAAGGTAAATAATTCTGTTCAGCAAGTTGAAGTACAGAATGGAATTGTAATTCTTGATCGGGAATGGAACACAGGCGACAAAGTTGAGTTAAATTTAGGAATGGATTTCAGATATAGTTACTGGCACGAAATGTCGATGGGTATTGAGCGTGGACCACTGGTTTATGCGCTCAAAATAGCCGAGGAATGGAGGGAAGTAACAAACGATAAATATGATGATACTTTTTGGGAAGTGTTGCCCAAATCGCCATGGAACTACGCTTTGGTGAAAAGCGAGATAGATGAAAACAGGTTGAAAGCGGAAGTGGCAAGCGAAATTTCTGATAATCCCTGGAATCCGGAAAATGCACCGATTATTGTAAAAACAAAAGGCAAGCGTATGCCTATCTGGACCGAGGATCGTAATATGGCAGGTAAAACACCTTCGCCATCGTGGCCATACCGGATTGTTGAGGATAACGAGGAGGAGATTATTTTAATTCCTTATGGCTGCACAACTTTGAGGATTTCAGAATTCCCGGTATGTAATTAA
- a CDS encoding Gfo/Idh/MocA family oxidoreductase, protein MQTNRRKFIRSTMLGIGAVAIVPSHVVFGKPGRVMPNDKVNLAFCGIGNRGGQILKQFMNTGMVNNVAMCDTDMGAAHTLASIEANPKATQFQDFRVMFDKAAKSFDAVVVGTPDFSHFPITILAMSMGKGVYTEKPLTRTFQESELLMKAAKKYGVVTQMGNQGHSEANYFQFKTWVENGIIKDVTKVVAHMNSARRWHGWDTGMTKFPKAEPIPETLDWDTWLGTAQHHDYNHDFVNGQWRCWYDFGMGALGDWGAHIIDTVHEFLDLGLPYEVDPVKIEGHNPLFYPMATTLDFKFPKRKGMPPLTISWYDGVNNQPELPENYGKSELAAGIPAASTGQIEKRNLNPGKIIYSKDLIFKGGSHGSTLSMLPSKKAEKVMQNLPEVPKSPSSHFENFVLACKGEEKTRSPFEVSGPLSQVFVLGTLAQRLNTTLKFDRESKQISNSSLANDLLQGPPPRKGWEEFYRL, encoded by the coding sequence ATGCAAACAAACAGAAGAAAATTTATACGCAGCACGATGCTTGGAATTGGGGCAGTAGCTATTGTTCCAAGCCATGTAGTATTTGGCAAACCGGGTCGTGTAATGCCCAACGATAAAGTAAACCTGGCTTTTTGTGGAATTGGAAACCGGGGCGGTCAGATCCTGAAACAGTTTATGAACACCGGAATGGTAAATAACGTTGCCATGTGTGATACCGACATGGGGGCCGCACACACCCTGGCTTCCATCGAAGCAAATCCAAAAGCAACGCAATTTCAGGATTTCCGTGTAATGTTCGATAAGGCAGCGAAGTCGTTTGATGCTGTTGTGGTTGGAACACCCGATTTTTCGCATTTCCCGATCACCATTCTGGCCATGTCGATGGGGAAAGGTGTATATACAGAAAAACCACTTACGCGCACGTTCCAGGAATCGGAGTTGTTGATGAAAGCGGCCAAAAAGTATGGAGTAGTTACGCAAATGGGAAACCAGGGCCATTCGGAAGCCAATTACTTTCAATTTAAAACATGGGTGGAGAACGGCATTATTAAAGACGTAACAAAAGTAGTGGCGCACATGAACAGTGCCCGTCGCTGGCATGGTTGGGATACAGGTATGACTAAATTCCCAAAAGCCGAACCAATTCCTGAAACCCTGGATTGGGATACCTGGCTGGGTACAGCACAACACCACGATTACAACCACGATTTTGTAAACGGACAATGGCGCTGCTGGTACGACTTCGGAATGGGAGCATTGGGCGACTGGGGTGCGCATATCATCGATACTGTTCACGAATTTTTGGATTTGGGCTTGCCTTACGAGGTTGATCCGGTAAAAATTGAAGGGCACAATCCCCTGTTTTACCCGATGGCAACAACGCTCGATTTTAAATTTCCGAAAAGAAAAGGTATGCCACCGCTTACCATAAGCTGGTACGACGGGGTGAACAACCAACCCGAACTGCCCGAGAATTACGGTAAATCCGAACTGGCAGCCGGTATTCCTGCAGCAAGTACAGGTCAGATCGAAAAGCGAAACCTGAATCCTGGCAAAATTATTTATAGCAAAGACTTGATTTTTAAAGGTGGTTCTCACGGAAGTACTTTATCGATGCTACCCTCGAAAAAGGCAGAAAAAGTGATGCAAAACCTACCTGAAGTTCCGAAAAGTCCATCGAGTCATTTCGAAAACTTTGTGCTGGCTTGCAAAGGCGAAGAGAAAACACGTTCGCCATTTGAAGTTTCAGGTCCGTTGAGTCAGGTATTTGTTTTAGGAACACTGGCGCAACGCTTAAATACCACCCTGAAATTTGATCGCGAGAGCAAGCAGATCTCAAATAGTTCGCTGGCAAATGATTTACTACAGGGACCACCTCCACGTAAAGGTTGGGAAGAATTTTATCGTTTGTAG
- a CDS encoding glycoside hydrolase family 43 protein — translation MKQNRFRNLSLVLLFLLTTFFTACKSEKAQLKIENPLPVEFGDPYILKASDGMYYMIGTGGVTDGFKMYSSADLKSWKDEGRIYQGNTSDSWNIANFWAPELYEKDGKFYLLFSADWRENPTNELENFRIGVAVADNPTGPYTDLFDRPIFDPGYPVIDGNLWFENDKVYLYYSRCCYKNPVESEVADWAREKGMFDEIEESWVYGVELQPDFSGIIGEPKLLLRPPLTMDDEQAEWESRSVTSGEVNRRWTEGSYLLKNEDTYYIMYSANYFGGKNYAVGYATSDSPLGPFQKADNNPVLQKNVEQGGIVTGTGHNSVTVAPDGKTMLCVYHGRTSETGDERVVFIDPMEITTDGKLVVHGPTTK, via the coding sequence ATGAAACAGAATCGTTTTCGTAACCTTTCTCTTGTTTTGCTATTCCTGCTGACCACTTTTTTTACTGCCTGTAAGTCGGAGAAAGCGCAACTTAAAATCGAGAATCCTTTACCCGTTGAATTTGGAGATCCGTATATACTTAAAGCATCGGATGGAATGTACTACATGATTGGAACCGGCGGAGTAACCGACGGTTTTAAAATGTATTCATCTGCCGATTTGAAATCGTGGAAAGACGAAGGTCGTATATACCAGGGAAATACTTCAGACTCATGGAATATTGCCAATTTCTGGGCACCTGAGTTATATGAGAAAGACGGCAAATTTTACCTGCTGTTTAGTGCCGATTGGCGCGAAAATCCAACAAATGAATTGGAAAATTTCCGTATTGGTGTGGCGGTGGCCGATAATCCAACCGGACCATATACCGACTTATTCGATCGTCCGATTTTTGATCCGGGTTACCCGGTTATTGACGGTAATCTTTGGTTCGAAAACGATAAAGTATACCTGTATTATTCGCGTTGTTGCTACAAAAATCCGGTTGAAAGCGAAGTGGCCGACTGGGCACGCGAAAAAGGAATGTTCGACGAAATTGAAGAAAGCTGGGTGTACGGAGTTGAACTTCAACCTGATTTTTCGGGAATTATAGGCGAACCAAAACTGTTGTTGCGTCCTCCGTTAACAATGGATGATGAGCAAGCAGAATGGGAAAGCCGCTCGGTAACTTCGGGCGAGGTAAACCGCCGCTGGACAGAAGGATCGTACCTGTTAAAAAATGAAGATACCTATTACATTATGTATTCGGCCAACTATTTTGGTGGAAAGAATTATGCGGTGGGTTATGCCACTTCTGATTCGCCACTCGGGCCTTTCCAAAAAGCCGATAATAATCCTGTTTTGCAAAAAAATGTTGAGCAAGGGGGAATTGTAACCGGCACCGGACACAACTCGGTAACGGTAGCGCCCGATGGAAAAACAATGCTTTGTGTTTACCACGGAAGAACTTCTGAAACAGGTGACGAACGTGTGGTTTTTATTGATCCGATGGAAATTACCACCGATGGGAAATTAGTTGTTCACGGGCCAACCACAAAATAA